Part of the Sphingobium sp. TKS genome is shown below.
CTTGGCTGGTATGCCGCAGGGCTGAGTAGTGCTCTGTCGGATTTCGACCCAAAGTGGACGTTTGATAATATCGTCATCCCTGCGAAAGATGGAATCTCGAGCGATAACGCACGACCTGGCCTCAAGAGATCCCAGCTTTCGCTGAGATGACGGAAATAAGGGCCATCTTACCCATTGCCGCTCCGGGTTTCGCGGCCAGACAATCACCCAAGCTCATCCAAAAGGCCGGCGACGCCGTCGCCCCGCATATAATTCTTTCCATCTCAGCGCTTCACGCTGCATCTGACTTGGGTTAGTCCCCTCAAGATCATGCACGGGGGCAATTTTTCGCGATGAGGGTGAAGTAGGGCGTAATGACGTTGACCCCACTTGCCGCCGTGATTCTCGGCGTCGTGCTGGCCGCATGGCTGGGCGCGGCGATCTGGGCGCTGTCCAGCGGCCAGCGCCGGCGTCGCGAAGGCATGCAGGCTCAGGGCAAGCTGGATCGGCTGTCGGTTCTGCTTGCCTCCGCACCGGCCGCCCCCATCGTCATCCACCCCGATGGCCGGCTGGAAGCGGCCGACCGGCTTGCCAAATGGCTTGGCAAGGATCGGGTGCCGACCTTCGTGTCCGAATTGACCGCACCCGACGGCGGCCTGGAAGCCGATGACGCCGCCGCATTGGCGCAGGAAATCGCCGCCGCCCAGCGCGCGGGCCGCAGCTTCGCGCTGCCGGTGCGGGGCGTCGATTCGTCCCGCCTGTTGCTGGTGCGGGGCGCGCCCGCGGGGCCGGTATTGGCCGAAAGCGGCGGGGTCGTGCTCTGGATTTTCGACGCGACCGACAGCCAGTCGGAAATCCAGACGCTGAAGGGCAAGGTCGAACAGCTCCGCGAGGCGCTGGAAGCACTGGCGGGACTGGTGGAGGCGGCGCCCTTCCCGATGTGGCATCGCACGGCGGACATGCGGCTCAGCCTCGTCAACACCGCCTATGTCCGGGCGGTGGACGGCGAAAGCGCCCGCGAAGTCATTGCCCATGGCACCGAACTGGTCGAGACGGTCGGCGGCCTCACACCGCAAGCCGCCGCTGCTCAGACGCTTGCCGACGGTACGCCCGTCGAGCGCATGGTGCCCGCCACGATCGACGGCGAGAGGCGGACCATGCGCGTCGTCGACGTCCCGCTCGGGACGGCGGGCGTGGCCGGTTTCGCGATGGACCAGAATGAGCTGGAACAGTCCCGCGTCGAACATCGGCGGTTGGAGGCGGCGCAGCGGGACTTGCTGGACCGCCTGTCCGCCGGCGTGGCGCGCTTTGGGTCCGACCGGGCATTGCGCTTCTGGAACCAGCCCTTCATGAGCCTGTTCGGGCTTGACCAGGAGTGGCTGGCGGACAATCCGCCCTTCGAGCGGGTGCTGGACCAGATGCGCGAAGCGCGGCGACTGCCCGAAAACCGGGATTTCCCGGCGTGGCGCGCGGAAAGGCGCGACTGGTTCCTCTCGCCCGATCCCCGCGAGGAAAATTGGCTGCTGGCCGACGGCACCCATTTGCGCGTCTATGGGCAGCCTTTGCCCGATGGCGGGCTGTTGCTGATCTTCGAGGATCGGACCGAGCAAGTCCAGTTGTCGAGCGCGCGCGATACGCTGCTCCGCGTCCGCACGGCGACATTCGACAATCTGTTCGAATCGATCGGCGTATTTTCCTCCGATGGGCGCCTGCACCTTTGGAACAGCCGTTTCCGCTCGATCTGGGACGTGTCCGAGGATTTGCTGGCGAAGCATCCGCGCATCGACGAACTGATGCGAGCGGTCCAATCGCGCCTGGCCAAGCCGCAGCAGGCGAATCTCGTTCGCGAACTGGTGCGGGCCGCCACGGTGGAACGCAAGCAGCGCGTCGGTCATGTCGGCTTCGCGGATGGGCGCATCTTCGAATTCGCAGCGATCCCGCTGCCCGACGGCAATGCGCTGTTCACCATGCTCGACGTCACCGACAGCCGCCGCGTGGAACAGGTGCTGCGCGACCGCAACGACGCGCTGGAGCAGGCGGATAAGGTGAAGACCGCCTTCGTCACCAATATGAGCTATGAGTTGCGCACGCCGCTCACCACCATCGCCGGTTTCGCGGAAATGATGAGCGCGGGTTATGCGGGAGAGCTCAGCACGTCCGCCAGGGAATATGTCGACGGCATCCTGCAGAGCACCAACCGGCTCTCCATGCTGATCGACAATGTTCTGGATTTGACGCAGGGCGAGGCGGGGATGCTGCCCATAGAAAAAGCGCCGGTGGACCTGGCGGTGGAAGCCCGCGACGCCGTGGCGCGGATCAAGGGCGACGCCACCGCCAAGGGGATCGACCTTGCCATGTCGCTCCAGTCCAGCCTGGGCACGGTGCAGGGCGACAAGCGCCGGATCGGGCAGGCGCTGGATCATCTGCTGGAAAATGCGGTGCGCTATTGCAGCCGGGGCGGCCGCGTTCTGCTGCATGGCGACGGCACGGCGGACAATGCGCGTCTTGTCGTGTCGGATAATGGTCCGGGCATCAGCGCCAAGCGGCAGGGGACCATCTTCGACGCTTCCTCCCGGACCGAGCAGGCGCGCAACGGCGGCAAGGCGGGGATCGGCCTGCCGCTCGCCAGGCAATTGGCGCAGGCGCATGGCGGGACGCTTCAACTGGTGTCGGAACCGGGGCAGGGCACCATGGTCGTGATCGAGCTGCCCCGTGACTGAGAACGAAATCATCCTGGCGGGGGAGGGCGAGATGCTGGCATTCGGGCATCGTCTGGCCGCGCTTGTCCGCATAGGTGACGTGATCGCGCTGGAAGGCGGACTTGGCGCAGGCAAGACGACGTTGGCCCGAGGCATATTGGAAGGGCTGGGGCTGGAGGAAGAAGCGCCTAGTCCCAGCTTCGCCATCGTCCAGCCCTATGACATTCCCGAAGTCCGCCTGCCCGTTGCTCATGTCGACCTCTACCGGCTCGACAGGCCCGAGGAAGCGGAGGAACTGGCGCTGGACGAGTATCTGATGGACAGCCTGCTGATCGTCGAATGGCCCGACCGGCTGGGAGAGGGCGCCTGGCCCGAAGCCTTGCGGTTCCACATCGGCATCGAACTCGATGGCGCTCGGCGCTTGACAGCGCGCGCGCCGGACGCTTGGACGGAGCGATGGTCACAGATATGATCCCGCCCGCCGCCGCTCCCGCTTTCCTCGCGCAAGCGGGGTGGGAGCATGCCGCCATCGTGCCGCTGGCTGGCGATGCGTCTTTCCGCCGCTATTTCCGCGTGATCGACGGTGCGCGCCGGGCGGTGCTGATGGACGCGCCGCCACCCCATGAAGACCCGCGCCCCTTTATCGCCATTGCAGAGCATCTGACGGCGAACGGTTTTGCCGCGCCACAGATATTGGCCCGCGATCTGGAAGAAGGGCTGGTTCTGATCGAGGATTTCGGTGATCTGCGCGTCAAGGAGCATGTCGAGGACGTGCCCGACGCGGAATGGGATGTGTATAGCCGCGCCGTCGATTTGCTGGCTGCCCTGCATCGTCTGCCGCCCGCCGATGTTCCGCCCTATGACCGCGCAGTCTATCAGCGCGAAGCCGGCCTTCTGACCGAATATTATTGTCCTGCCATTGGTCTGCCGGTGGATGAGGATGCCTATGCCGAGGCTTGGGACGCGGTCCTGCCGATCGTCGAGCAATCGGCCAGCCCGGTCGTCACGGTGCTGCGCGATTATCACGCGGAAAATATCATGCTGATCGACCGGGCGGCTTCCCATGGGCTGGGTCTGCTCGATTTTCAGGACGCGCTGGCCGGGCACCCGGCCTATGACCTCGTTTCGTTGCTCCAGGATGCGCGGCGCGACGTGCCTCCCGCGCTGGAGGCGGCGATGCTCGACCATTATCGCGCCATCGCCAATCCGCCAGCGGATTTCGACGCCGCCTATGCTGTGCTGGGCGCGCAGCGCAATGCGAAGATCATCGGTATCTTCACCCGTTTGTGGAAGCGCGACGGCAAACCGCGCTATCTGTCCTATCTGCCGCGCATGTGGGATTTGCTGGAGCGCGACCTCGCCCATCCCGCGCTGGCGCCCGTGGCGGCTTGGTTCGCGGCCAATATTCCTGCCGACAAGCGTCATCACGCGTTACAGGATTTCACCCCCGCATGATCGATACCGCGATGCTGATGGCCGCAGGATTGGGCAAGCGCATGCGCCCTTTGACCGCGACCCGCCCCAAGCCGCTGGTCAAGGTGGCGGGCAAGCCGCTGATGGACCATGCGCTGGATCGGCTGGCGGCGGGTGGCATCAGGAAGCTGGTGGTCAATGTCCACTATCTGGCCGACACGGTCGAGGCGCATCTGCATGCGCATTGCAACGGCATGCAGGTGGCGATTTCCGACGAACGCCGGAAGCTGCTGGAGACCGGCGGCGGGTTGATCCATGCCAGGGAGCAGCTTGGCGATGCGCCCTTTTTCTGCGCCAACAGCGACAATCTGTGGATCGACGGCCCACAGGAAACGCTGGGCATGATGCGGAAGATCTGGGATCCGGAGCGCATGGACGCCCTGCTGCTGCTGGTCCCGCTGGCCCGCGCCAATTGCCATAAGGGGCCGGGCGATTTTCATATGGACGCGAACGGCCGGCTGACCCGGCGCAAGACGGCCCATGTCGCGCCCTTCGTGTTTACCGGCGTCCAGATCATGTCGCCCAGCCTGCTTGTCGATCCGCCGTCGGAGGTCTTTTCGACCAATGTCTTCTGGAATCGGGCGATAGAGGCGGGGCGCCTCTATGGCGTCTCGCACCAGGGCTTGTGGTTCGATGTCGGCACGCCGCAGGCCATCCCCGCCGTGGAGACGATGCTGGCCGATGGGTGACCGCACCCGCCCGGCGCTGTTCAACATACCGGCGCACCGCGCCTTTTCCGATGCGCTGGTCGCGGGCCTCCTCGCCCAGCATGGCGGCGATCCGATGCGGCTGGCGCAGGGCATGATCCTGTTGCCCAATAATCGCGCCGTCCGGTCGGTCAGCGACGCTTTCGTGCGGAAATCGGGCGGCGGGCTGCTATTGCCGCGCCTTGTCGCATTGGGTGATGCCGATCTGGGCGAACAGGTCGGCAGCGCGCTCGATCCGCTGGGCGAGGACGAGGCTGTGCCGCCCGCCATAGCGCCGATGCGCCGCCAGATGATCCTGGCGCGGATGGTCCAGCAGGCATCGGCGCACCCGGTGGACGCGGGGCAGGCATTGCAACTCGCCCAGGCGCTGGGCACGGTCCTCGATCAGATACAGGTTGAGCGGCTTTCGGTCACCGCGCTGGCCGATCTCACTTTGTCCGACGAACTGTCGCAGCATTGGCAGACCTCGCTCAAGCTGTTCGGCATCCTATTGGCGCAATGGCCGCAGGAACTAGCGCGGCTCGGTTGCATCGATCTGGCGGATCGCCGCAATCGGCTGCTGGATCGTGTGTCCGCCCGCTGGGCGAAGGCGCCGCCCGAGGGCTTCGTCATTGCCGCGGGCATGTCCACGACGGCCCCGGCGATTGCCGCGCTGCTGCGGCGGATCGCGCTGCTGCCCAAGGGCGCTGTAGTCTTTGCCGGTCTGGATCAGGAGATGGATGGCGACGCCTGGGATGCTATCGGTCCCTTTGACGCCGATCCACTGACCGGCCGGGCGCCCGCGGGGCATGAAACCCATCCCCAATACGCCCTGAAGCGCCTGCTCGACCGGATGAGCGCGACGCGTGACGATGTGGCGCTCTGGCGCTGGGGCAGCGAGCATGACGCCCGCGCCGTGCGGGGACGCAATATTTCCAACGCCATGCTGCCGCCGCGCCTAACCAGCCGCTGGCGCGATCTCAAGACGGCGGATCGCTCGCTCGCGGGGGTGGAGGCGCTGGAGGTCGCGACACCCGGCGAGGAGGCGCAGGCCATCGCCATTGCTCTGCGCGAAGCGGTGGAGACGCCGGGCCGCACCGCCGCTCTGGTGACGCCGGACCGGCAATTGGCGACCCGCGTGTCCGCGCATCTCAAGCGCTGGGGCATCGACGCCGACGATTCCGCCGGGCAACCGCTGTCTCGCTTGCCGCCCGGAACCTTGCTGATCGCCATGGCGGAAGCATTGGCGGAACGCTTTGCGCCGGTTGCGTTGCTAACCCTGCTCAAGCATCCGCTCGTCATGCGCGGGGAGGGGCGGCTCGCCTGGCTGGAGGGCGTGCGGGGTCTCGACCTGCTGCTGCGCGGGCCAAGGCCGCAGGCGGGGATCGTCGGTCTCGACCTGCTGCTTGGCGACCGCGAGGGTGAAGATCGGCAGCGCACGCTGCGCGCTCGCACGCGGCATTGGTGGGCGGAAGCCCGCACCCTGCTCGAACCGTTGGAACAAGCCTTTCTGGCCGCGCCGGACCTGGCCGGGCAGTTGGCGGTCATTCGCGAACATGCCGGTCGCCTGTCGCGCGATGCGGTCTGGGCCGGGCATCAGGGCCATGCCGCCGCCGACCTCTTCGCTGAGATGGAGGAGGCGGCTAGCGAAGGGCCGCGCCAGGCCGACATACGTGCGCTGCCAGCCCTGTTCGACCATCTTCTGGGCGGGCTGTCGGTGCGCCCGCCGCAGGGGGGACATCCTCGCATCAGCATCCTTGGCCTGATCGAAGCGCGGTTGGTGCAGACGGACCTGATGATCCTGAGCGGCCTTAACGAGGGTACATGGCCGGGCTTGCCCGCGCCCGATCCCTGGCTGGCGCCCCGCATCCGGCGGGAAATCGGGCTGCCGGGACTGGAAAGCCGGATCGGCCTTGCCGCCCATGATTTTGCGAGTGCCTTGGGTGCGCCGCAAATCCTTATCACGCGGGCCCGGCGCGGATCGGGCGGCCCGGCGGTCGCTTCGCGCTTCTGGCTGCGGCTGAAGGCCATGACGGGGCCGCAATGGAAAAGCGCCGATCGCTATGCCGCGCTGGCGCAAGCGATCGATGATGCGGCGGACCACCGGCCCGCCAGCCGCCCCGCGCCGGTGCCGCCGCTGTCGGTGCGCCCGAAAGTCATTCCCGTCACCGATGTCGATCGGTTGAAGGCCGACCCTTACGCCTTTTACGCCAAGCGCATCCTGCGTCTGGCGCGGCTCGATCCGGTGGACGCCGATGCCGGGCCGGCCTGGCGCGGCACGGCGGTACATGAAATCCTCCAGCAATGGGCAGAGGCGGGCAGCCGCGACCTGGCCGATCTCGAAGCCCGTGCGCGGGCGATGTTCGACCAGCCGAATGTGCATCCCTTGCTGAAAGCGCTCTGGCAGCCGCGCCTGATCGAAGCGATCCGTTGGATCGCCGCCGAGGTGGCGAGCGACCTCGCCGCTGGGCGCAAGATCCTTTCCGTCGAGATTGACGGCCGTGCGGACATTGCAGGGGTCACGCTCACCGGCAAGGCCGACCGCATCGACCTGCTGCCGGACGGGAAGCTCGGCATTGTCGACTACAAGACCGGCAAGCCCCCCAGCGCCCGGCAGGTCAAGGCTGGCTATGCGCTTCAGCTCGGATTGCTGGGCCTGATCGCGGAGCATGACGGCTTTCCCGGTCCCCACACGGCGCCTGTGGCGGGGAGCTTCGAATATTGGTCGCTCGCCAAGAAGGGCGACGCCTTTGGCTATCGGGAAAGCCCGGTCGATCCGATGGGCAAGCGGGACAAGATCATCACCGCCGACTTCACCTCCCAAGTCTACGCGCAGTTCGAGGATATTGCCGCCACCTACCTCCTCGGTTCGGCGCCCTTCGATGCGCAGGTGAACCCCGAAGTCGCGAACTATGGCGATTATGACCAGCTCATGCGGCTGGAGGAATGGTATGGCCGCGACGATGGCTAAAAAGGCCAAGGCTCTGCAACCGCTGGCCGGCGCCCAGGCGCAGGCCGCCGCGCCCGACGCCCATGTGTGGCTGTCGGCATCGGCGGGCACGGGCAAGACCCATGTGCTGACCGCGCGCGTTTTCCGTCTGCTGCTGCAAGGGGTGCGGCCGGAAAATATCCTCTGCCTGACCTTTACCAAGGCGGGCGCGGCGGAGATGGCCGATCGCATCCATGACCGGCTCGCCGCCTGGGTGCAGATGGAGGAAGGCGATCTCTTCCACGATCTGGAGGCTTTGAGCGAGGAGTCCGGCCCGGAAGCCCGCGACCGGGCGCGCCGCCTTTTTGCCGAAGTGCTGGAGTCGACTGGCGGCGGCCTGCGCATCCAGACGATTCACGGCTTTTGTCAGCAATTGCTGACCGCTTTTCCGCTGGAGGCCGACTTGCCGCCCGGTTTCCGGCCGCTCGATCAGCGCGAGCAGGCAACACTGGCGCGCCAAACGCTGGCCGACATGGTGGTGGTCGCACAACAGCAGGGCGACGATGCGCTGATCGAAGCTTTGCAGGCGCTCAGCCTGCGCATGGGCGAGGGAGGCGCGGAGAATTTCCTGCTGCGCTGTGCGGCCCGGCTGGACGCGCTCAAGGCCTTGCCGGAGGATATCGCGCCCTGGCTGCTGCGGGAACTGGAACTGCCCGAAGGCGATATCGACGCTCATATAGCCACACAGTGCGCGGACGACCTGTTCGATATGCGCACGCTGATATGGATCGCGCAGGCCAATGCGGATTGGGGCACGGGTCGGGCGCTGGAGCGCTGCGACCGGATCGCGCGCTGGCGGAATCTCGATCCGGCGGCGCGGGCGGCCACGCTCACCGATCTCCATGTCGTCTGGGCGAAGGCCGATGGCGAACTGATCTCTACCGCCAAAGGCTGGGCGCCCCCGGTGGATGGCTATGGGGACGCCATTGCACGCATCCATGAGCGTTGTGCCGAACTGTTGGGCCTCAGGCTCCGCGCCGCCTATGCCGCTTTGCTCGCCAAGGCTCTGCACGCCGGGCGGGTTTATGCCCGCGCCTATGCCCAGGCCAAGCAACTTGCGGGCGCGGTCGATTTCGACGACCTGATCGCCAACACCGCGCAACTTCTGTCCCAGCCCGGCATTGCCGACTGGATACGCTACAAGCTTGATCAGCGCATCGACCATATATTGGTGGACGAGGCGCAGGATACCAATGTCAGCCAGTGGCAGATCGTCGGCGCGCTGGCGGCGGAGTTTTTCGCAGGCGAAGGGGCGAAGGGCGACAAGGTCCGCACCATCTTCACCGTGGGCGATTTCAAGCAGGCGATCTTCGGTTTTCAGGGCACCAGCCCCGAATCTTTCCGGGCCGCGCAGATCGTCTTCCAGCGCCATGCCGAGGATGCGAGTCATCCTTTTTACGACCTCTCGCTTCAGCACAGCTTCCGCTCGACGCCCGCGGTTCTGGATGTGGTCGACCGCACCATCGCGACGCTGCGCGCCGAGCGTTTCGGGCTGGAACCGGGCGAAGTCCGGCATATCAGCGCGAATCGCTTCCCCGGCGAAGTGCTGCTCTGGAAGCCTGTGGTCGCGGGCCTGTCCGACGAGGCCGAGGGGGAAGAGGATTGGGCCGCCGATCAGGAGCGCGTTCTGGCGCAAACCATTGCGCGCCAGATCAGGCAGCGGATCGATGACGGGCTGATGCTGGAAAGCCGGGGCCGCCCGGTGACGGCGGGCGACTTCATGATCCTGGTCCGCCGCCGCAGCGAACTGGCGCGGCTGATCGTGGCCCGGCTCTATGAGGAAAAGGTCGCGGTGGCGGGCATCGACCGCCTGCGGTTGAACGCGCCGCTGGCGGTGCGCGATCTGCTGGCGGCGCTGCGCTTTGCCGTGCAGCCGGAGGATGATCTGAACCTCGCCGCGCTGCTGGTCTCGCCGCTGATCGGGTGGACGCAGGACGCGTTGATGGACCGCCTCATCAACCGGCGCGCCGGGCTGTGGCAGCATCTGACGCAGACGCTGGACGCTGCGCTGCTGGAGCCTTTGCGCCAGTTGCTGGGGCAGGCGGACTTCACCACCCCCTATCGCTATCTGGAGGCGATATTGTCCGGCCCGATGGATGGCCGCCGCCGCCTGATCGAGCGCCTGGGCTCCGAAGCCGCCGATCCGATCGAGGAATTGCTGAACGCCGCGCTCGCCTTCGAGAATGACGATTATCCCTCGCTCCAGCGCTTCATCGACTGGTTCGACCGGGGCGAGGTGGAGATCGTACGCGATGCCGCCGCGCAGGGCGATTCGCTGCGTCTGCTGACGGTGCATGGCGCCAAGGGTTTGCAGGCGCCCATCGTCATTCTTGCTGATGCCTGCCTTGATCCGGATGCGGGTAATCGCGCGGATTCGCTCGAATGGAACGGGTTGCCGATCATCGCGCCGCGCAAGGCGGAACGGCAGGGCGCGATCGGACAGGTGGCAGAGGAAGCGAGCGCCGTCGAACGCGCCGAGCATTGGCGCCTGCTCTATGTCGCCCTGACGCGAGCGGAAGAAAGGTTGGTCGTCGCCGGATCGCTCGGACCCAGGGCCAAGGGGGAGGTCAAGCCCGAAAGCTGGTATGCGGCTGTCGAAGGTGCGCTGATCTCGCTGGAGGCGGAATGGGAGGCCGATCCGCTCTGGGGTGCGCGGCGCAGTTGGCGCGGGAGTGAGATTCTCCCCTCGAAACCGGCGGAACATGGCATCGCGGAAAATCAGGCGGTTCACAACGAGCCATCCTGGTTGCGTCGTCCCGCTCCAGCGGAAGCGCGGCCGCCGCGTCCCTTGGCGCCGTCTGCCGCTGTGGAGGATGATGTGCCCTATCCGCCGCCGACCCCTGCGATGCGGGATGCGGCCGAGCGGGGCCGCTGGTTGCATCGGCTGTTCGAGCGGCTGGCCGATGTGCCGCCCGACAGCCGCCGCCTGCGTGCCGACAAATGGCTGGCGCAACAGGGTCTTGCCGATCCTGCGCGGCGGCATGACGTCATCAAGCAGACGTTGCGCGTTATCGAAGACCCGCAATTTGCCGGGCTTTTCGGACCGGATGCGCTGGCCGAAGCGCCGATCGCCGCTGTCGTGGGCGAGGCGGTGATCGCCGGAACCGTCGACCGGCTGCGCATCAGCGACGGTCTGGTGCAACTGATCGATTTCAAGACAGGCCGCATATCGCCGCTTGTCGTGGAGGAGGTTCCGTTGGCCCATGTCCGGCAGATGGCGGCCTATGCCGCCGCGTTGCAGGTGATCTTCCCCGATCGCAGGATCGAGGCGGGGCTGCTCTACACCGCTGCGCCCCGGCTCATCACCCTGCCGCCCGAGCTGCTGGCGCGGCACAAGCCGGCCTTTCCGTCCGCGCAGGAGAATTTGCCGCTTCCGCCCGTTGAGACCGACGCCACTCCGTCCTAAATATCTGCCAACCGAAGGAGATACCAAAAATGGCTACCAAGGCAGTCACCGACCTGAGCTTCAAGCAGGACGTCATCGATGCGGACAAGCCTGTCCTCGTCGATTTCTGGGCGGAATGGTGCGGCCCGTGCAAGATGATCGGCCCCGCTCTGGAAGAAATTTCGGAAGAACTGGCTGACAAGGTCGTCATCGCGAAGATCAATATCGACGAAAATCCCGATGCGCCCGGCAAATATGGCGTGCGCGGCATTCCGACGATGATCCTCTTCAAAAATGGCGAAGCCGCCGCCACCAAGGTCGGCGCGGCGCCCAAGAGCGCGCTCAAGGGCTGGATCGAAAGCGTTCTTTGATGGAATGAGGAAAGGTCGGTCACGGCCTTTCCAAAATATGCTCCTGCGTTCGCAGGAGCATATTTTATCTTAGGTCAGCGGGATCATGACGGTCTCGGCATAGGCTGGCCTTTCGCGTAGCCTGTCATACCAGGCGCGCGCATGCGGCACCTTTGGCCGCTCCATCTCCAGCGTGAAGAAAGTATGGGCATAGACGCCCATCGGCACGTCCGCGACGCCGAAGCTTTCCCCCGACAGCCAGGGCTGCCCGGCCAATGCGCGGTCGAGGATCAGCATCGCTTCACCCGATGTCCGCGCCGACTTCGCCAAGGCCGCCGCATCCCGATCTTCCGCTTTCCTGCGGATCAGGTTCACAAAGGCATCCCGCTGCGCATCGGCAAAGCTGAACTGCCAATCCATCCATTTGTCGCCCTGCGCCCGTGCAGCGGGATCGGCGGGCCACATCGGCTCAGGCGCATAGCGTCCAGCCAGATAGCGCAGGATCGCGTTGGATTCCCACAGCATAACATCGCCATCCTCGATCGTCGGGATCAGCCGGTTGGGGTTCATCTCCACATAGGCGTCGTTCATGCCGAACTGGCCGCCGACATCATGGCGAACATAAGGCAGGCCTATTTCGCCAGCGAACCAGGCCACCTTCTTCACATTATGCGAGTTGAGGCGTCCCCAGATCGTCAGCATGTCCGTCCTTTCCCTATTTCAGCGGAACAGCCGCTCCGCCGCCAGATCCCAAAGGCGCGGGGACGAAGCCCCCAGCAGCCCGCGCCGCAGATCGCCCACGACATAGGGCGATCCGTCCAGCCGCTGGCACCGCCCGCCCGCCTCATTGAGAAACAGCGTTCCCGCCGCATGATCCCAGGGCAAAGTGCGCGCGAAGACCGAAATGTCGTTCTGCCCCAGCACCAGGCGCGGATATTGCTCCGCAGCGCAGCGGGGAATATCCACCAATTGGAAACTGGCCTTCGACCGGCGCTTGATGTCGGCGCGTTCTTCATCGGTCATGAAATAGACGGCGAGTGCGGCGATTGGCAGCGCTTCGCCGCTTTCCCGGGCATAGACCTGCTTGCCATCGATATGGCTGCCCGCGCCCAATATGGCATGGCATAGACGTCCCGTCAGCGGGTCCAATATCCACCCGGCCAGGATTGTCCCCGCATCGGCCAGCGCGACCATGATGCCGAAGGGCGGCTTTCCCGCTGCGAAATTCCCCGTTCCGTCGATTGGGTCGATGATCCAATTGAGGCCGTCGCCTGCGCGGTCCAGGATGGCGGGATCGGCAGCGCAGGCTTCCTCCCCGATGATGCCCGCTTCCGGCAATATGGCGGCCAGCCCTTCGGCCAGTCGGATTTCGCTTTCCTTGTCCGCGATGGTGACGAGGTCGTCGGCCGCTTTCTCGCTGACTTCATGGCTGGCGAGATTCTGGTAGCGCGGCATCACGACGTCCCGCGCCACTTCGCGCATCAGCGCGACGACAGGATCGTGCAATTCGATCGGCATCGGCTCCGCCCTATTCTCAGCTACGATAATCCGCGTTGATCGAGATATAGCCGTGAGTCAGGTCGCATGTCCAAACTGTCGCCCGACCGTCGCCAAGCCCCAGATCGACGCCGATCAATATGTCCTGTCCCTTGAGATGGGCTGCCACCGGCACTTCGTCATAGCCCTCGACCGCCAGGCCGCCGGAAGCCACCTGAGTCGCGCCGAAACGGATGGAAAGCCTGTCCCGATCGGCAGGCTCGCCCGCCTTGCCGATTGCGGCCACCACGCGGCCCCAATTGGCGTCCTCCCCGGCAATGGCCGTCTTCACCAGCGGCGAATTGGCGATGGAAAGGGCGATGCGATGCGCGCTCGGATCGTTTTCCGCGCCCTCGACGGTGATCTCGACGAATTTCGTCGCGCCTTCCCCGTCGCG
Proteins encoded:
- the addB gene encoding double-strand break repair protein AddB; the encoded protein is MGDRTRPALFNIPAHRAFSDALVAGLLAQHGGDPMRLAQGMILLPNNRAVRSVSDAFVRKSGGGLLLPRLVALGDADLGEQVGSALDPLGEDEAVPPAIAPMRRQMILARMVQQASAHPVDAGQALQLAQALGTVLDQIQVERLSVTALADLTLSDELSQHWQTSLKLFGILLAQWPQELARLGCIDLADRRNRLLDRVSARWAKAPPEGFVIAAGMSTTAPAIAALLRRIALLPKGAVVFAGLDQEMDGDAWDAIGPFDADPLTGRAPAGHETHPQYALKRLLDRMSATRDDVALWRWGSEHDARAVRGRNISNAMLPPRLTSRWRDLKTADRSLAGVEALEVATPGEEAQAIAIALREAVETPGRTAALVTPDRQLATRVSAHLKRWGIDADDSAGQPLSRLPPGTLLIAMAEALAERFAPVALLTLLKHPLVMRGEGRLAWLEGVRGLDLLLRGPRPQAGIVGLDLLLGDREGEDRQRTLRARTRHWWAEARTLLEPLEQAFLAAPDLAGQLAVIREHAGRLSRDAVWAGHQGHAAADLFAEMEEAASEGPRQADIRALPALFDHLLGGLSVRPPQGGHPRISILGLIEARLVQTDLMILSGLNEGTWPGLPAPDPWLAPRIRREIGLPGLESRIGLAAHDFASALGAPQILITRARRGSGGPAVASRFWLRLKAMTGPQWKSADRYAALAQAIDDAADHRPASRPAPVPPLSVRPKVIPVTDVDRLKADPYAFYAKRILRLARLDPVDADAGPAWRGTAVHEILQQWAEAGSRDLADLEARARAMFDQPNVHPLLKALWQPRLIEAIRWIAAEVASDLAAGRKILSVEIDGRADIAGVTLTGKADRIDLLPDGKLGIVDYKTGKPPSARQVKAGYALQLGLLGLIAEHDGFPGPHTAPVAGSFEYWSLAKKGDAFGYRESPVDPMGKRDKIITADFTSQVYAQFEDIAATYLLGSAPFDAQVNPEVANYGDYDQLMRLEEWYGRDDG
- the trxA gene encoding thioredoxin TrxA produces the protein MATKAVTDLSFKQDVIDADKPVLVDFWAEWCGPCKMIGPALEEISEELADKVVIAKINIDENPDAPGKYGVRGIPTMILFKNGEAAATKVGAAPKSALKGWIESVL
- the addA gene encoding double-strand break repair helicase AddA translates to MAATMAKKAKALQPLAGAQAQAAAPDAHVWLSASAGTGKTHVLTARVFRLLLQGVRPENILCLTFTKAGAAEMADRIHDRLAAWVQMEEGDLFHDLEALSEESGPEARDRARRLFAEVLESTGGGLRIQTIHGFCQQLLTAFPLEADLPPGFRPLDQREQATLARQTLADMVVVAQQQGDDALIEALQALSLRMGEGGAENFLLRCAARLDALKALPEDIAPWLLRELELPEGDIDAHIATQCADDLFDMRTLIWIAQANADWGTGRALERCDRIARWRNLDPAARAATLTDLHVVWAKADGELISTAKGWAPPVDGYGDAIARIHERCAELLGLRLRAAYAALLAKALHAGRVYARAYAQAKQLAGAVDFDDLIANTAQLLSQPGIADWIRYKLDQRIDHILVDEAQDTNVSQWQIVGALAAEFFAGEGAKGDKVRTIFTVGDFKQAIFGFQGTSPESFRAAQIVFQRHAEDASHPFYDLSLQHSFRSTPAVLDVVDRTIATLRAERFGLEPGEVRHISANRFPGEVLLWKPVVAGLSDEAEGEEDWAADQERVLAQTIARQIRQRIDDGLMLESRGRPVTAGDFMILVRRRSELARLIVARLYEEKVAVAGIDRLRLNAPLAVRDLLAALRFAVQPEDDLNLAALLVSPLIGWTQDALMDRLINRRAGLWQHLTQTLDAALLEPLRQLLGQADFTTPYRYLEAILSGPMDGRRRLIERLGSEAADPIEELLNAALAFENDDYPSLQRFIDWFDRGEVEIVRDAAAQGDSLRLLTVHGAKGLQAPIVILADACLDPDAGNRADSLEWNGLPIIAPRKAERQGAIGQVAEEASAVERAEHWRLLYVALTRAEERLVVAGSLGPRAKGEVKPESWYAAVEGALISLEAEWEADPLWGARRSWRGSEILPSKPAEHGIAENQAVHNEPSWLRRPAPAEARPPRPLAPSAAVEDDVPYPPPTPAMRDAAERGRWLHRLFERLADVPPDSRRLRADKWLAQQGLADPARRHDVIKQTLRVIEDPQFAGLFGPDALAEAPIAAVVGEAVIAGTVDRLRISDGLVQLIDFKTGRISPLVVEEVPLAHVRQMAAYAAALQVIFPDRRIEAGLLYTAAPRLITLPPELLARHKPAFPSAQENLPLPPVETDATPS